The proteins below come from a single Papaver somniferum cultivar HN1 chromosome 11, ASM357369v1, whole genome shotgun sequence genomic window:
- the LOC113323919 gene encoding N-terminal acetyltransferase A complex catalytic subunit NAA10-like, whose translation MEGEGTETHGYIANLGVLPTHRKLGIPEKLMNSAHNALVQEYECDYVSLHVRASNQAAINLDTEKLGYNYESVVNYYEDGEDAFIMRKQLQGKQRDHLGHRLFMAVASLIRLTKLLLTCYDKHKSKLSIQN comes from the coding sequence ATGGAAGGAGAAGGCACTGAAACTCATGGTTATATTGCAAATTTAGGTGTTCTTCCTACTCATCGTAAACTAGGGATTCCAGAGAAACTCATGAACTCTGCTCACAACGCGTTAGTACAAGAATATGAGTGTGATTATGTTTCTCTTCACGTTCGTGCAAGTAATCAAGCTGCAATTAATCTTGATACTGAAAAATTAGGATATAATTACGAGAGTGTAGTTAATTATTATGAGGATGGGGAAGACGCTTTTATTATGAGGAAACAACTTCAAGGAAAACAAAGAGATCATCTTGGTCACAGATTATTCATGGCGGTGGCCAGCCTGATTCGTCTTACAAAACTGTTGTTGACTTGTTATGACAAGCATAAATCTAAATTATCTATACAGAATTAG